Sequence from the Caldisericia bacterium genome:
TTTAAGTTCTCTCCATACTTTCTCATAATCTGCTCTTCTTTTTGAAAGAACAAGATCTCCTGTTGGTCCTTCGCTTCTTACAACGTAAACATCAATTTCTTCTCCCTCTTTTACTATATCCTTTGCAGAAACTCCCTTTTCTTTTGTTAACTCTTTAAGTGGAATATATGTTTCAAATTTTCTTCCAACACTAACAAGAGCACCATCATCTTCAACTTTTACAACAATTGCTTTAATTATTTCTCCTTTCTTAAATTTTCTTGGTAGATAATCTTCTGTTATTTTCTTTATTTCTTCAAGTTCTTCATTTGAATTTTCTTCTTCCTCCTCTTCCTCCTCTTTTTCCATTTCAGATAAAATATTTCTAATTTCTTCTTCTCCTAATGATTCTTCCTCTTCTTCCACCTCCTCCTCTTTTTCTTTTTCATTTTCTTCACTCATACTCTCTTCAAACTCTTCATTGTTTAAAAACCTTTCTTCCCTATCCTCCATAAAAACCTCCTTTTAACCTAAATTCTCCTTTGCCTTTTCGACAAGAAAAGCAAAACTCTCCTTGTCATGAATGGCAAGTTCAGATAGCATCTTTCTATTTAAATTTATTGCAGCCTTTTTAAGCCCATATATAAATCTTGAATATGAGACACCAAATTCTTTAAGTGCAGCTGAAATTCTTGTTATCCATAATCTCCTCATATCTCTTTTCTTTAATCTTCTTCCTACATAAGAATAGTGTAGTGCATGTTCTACTGCCTCTCTTGCAACTCTATATCTTACAGATGCTGCACCTCTAAAACCTTTAGCAAGTTTAAGAATCTTTTTTCTCCTTCTTCTTGTATATGGACCACCTTTAACCCTACTCATATTAACCTCCTAAACCAAGTAGTTTTTTTACAAGATTTCTATCTTCTTTAGAAACTTCTTTATACCTCAACTGTTTCACCTTTTTTCTTGAACTTTTCTTTTCAAGGTGGTGTGAATGTCCAGTTCTATTTCTTAATATTTTTCCAGTTGCAGTTATTTTAAACCTCTTCTTTGCTGTTTTCGGTAACTTTATCTTGGGCATCTTTTAAACCTCCTTTTTTGATTGGACCTATTAGACACTCTATTTTTTTACCCTGAAAGAATGGCTCCTTTTCAACCATTCCAACAGGTGATAACTCTTTTATAACTTCATTAATAATTTCAAACCCTTTATCCTTATATGAGAGTTCCCTTCCCCTAAAAATTACACTAACCTTAACCTTATCACCATCAATAAGCCAATCTTTTGCATTTTTAATTTTATACTCTAGATCACCCTTTCCTATAAATGGTCTTAACTCAAGATTTTTAACATCAAAAGTAACCTGTTTCTTTTTGGCTTCTTTTTTCTTTTTAGTCATCTCATACTTAAATTTTCCATAATCCAGAATTTTACAAACTGGAGGATTAGCATCTGGATTGATTTCAACAAGATCAAGTCCTTTATCTTCTGCTATTTGTAATGCTTCTTGAATTGGATAAATGCCTAACTGTTTACCATCACTATCTATAAGTCTCACCTCTTTTGCCTTAATCGCCCTATTAACTCTAAGAGAAAACTCTTTAATGGTAAATCACCCCCCTCTTTTTTTCTCTCACTTTTTCTCTAATACCTCCTTTTTAAGTTTTTCTAAAATTGTATCTAAATCAAACATACCTAAATTTCCTTCGCCTTTCTTTCTAACAGAGATCATTTCTTTTTCTTTTTCTTTTTTTCCTATAACAAATATATAAGGCACCTTCTCTGTTTCTCCTCTTTTGATCTTTTCTTGAAGGTTTTCATCAGAAAAATCAGTCTCAACTCTAAATCCATTTTCAAGAAGTTTATTATATAATAATTTTCCATAATCTTCAACATCTTGAGTAACAGTTATAAGTTTTATTTGAACAGGTGATAGCCAAAGAGGGAAGTTTCCTGCATAATTTTCAATAAGTGCACCAAAGAATCTTTCAATTGAACCAAGAACAACTCTATGTATCATTACAGGTGTATATTCTCTACCATCTTTACCCATATATTTTAAGTTAAACCTCTGAGGTAGATTGAAATCGACTTGAATTGTTGGGCCTTGCCATAATCTATCTAATGAATCTTTAAGTTTTATGTCAATTTTTGGACCATAAAATACACCCTCACCTGGATCAATTTTATAATCTACACCCTTATCTTCAAGCGCTTTTTTAAGTGCTTCTGTTGCTTTATCCCAAAGTTCTAGTGTTCCCACATATTTTTCTGGTCTGGTTGACAAAAATATTTCAAAATTTCTAAATCCAAATGTATTCATCATATAAAGAGCAAAATCTAAAACACCAATTATTTCATCTTCTAGTTGCTCTTCAGTGCAAAATATATGAGCATCATCTTGAGTAAATCCTCTTACTCTTAAAAGTCCATGAAGAACTCCAGATCTTTCATATCTATATACAGTTCCTAGTTCAAAAAATCTTAAAGGTAACTCTTTATAACTTCTTGTTTTTGATTTATAAATCAAAATGTGTCCTGGGCAATTCATTGGCTTTACAAGATATTGGACATCTTCAATATTTATTCCTGTGAACATATTTTCTTTATAATATGACATATGACCAGATATTTCCCAAAGTTTTTCTCTATAAATATGTGGGGTATAAACAAATTGATAACCTCTTTTTAAATGTTCCTCTCTTTCAAAATCTTCAATTATTTTTCTTATCATTGCTCCCTTTGGATGGAAAAATATTAAACCTGGCCCAGCTTCGTCTGGATGAATGCTAAAAAGATCTAACTCTTTTCCTAATCTTCTATGATCTCTTTTCTCAATTTCTTTTAATCTTTCTAGATAATTTGTTAAAGACTCCTCATCAAAAAATGATGTTCCATAAATTCTTTGTAAAACTTCCCTTTTTTCGTCACCTTTCCAATAACTTGATGAAGATGATAAAAGTTTGAAGTGCTTTATAAAACTTGTATTTGGAAGGTGTGGTCCTTTGCATAGATCAATAAATTCACCAACTTTATAAATTGATACAAAATCATCTTCAATTTCATCTATAAGTTCAAGTTTAAATTTCTCATCCTTAAACAAATTTCTTGCAGTTTCTTTATCAATTTGCTCTCTTTCAAATGGAAGAGTGATTTTTAAAATTTCTTTCATTCTGTTTTCTATTCTTTCTAAATCTTCAGGAGTGAATGGGTTATCAACTAAAAAATCATAATAAAAACCATTTTTTATCGAAGGTCCAATTCCAAGAAGTGCATTTTTAAATAGAGATTTAACAGCATATGCAAGAATGTGAGATGTTGAGTGATTTAAAATATCAAGTGCCTCAGGCTCTTGGAGTTTCAGAAATTTTATCTTATCACCCTTTTTTGGAATATAATAAAAGTCAACAATTTCATTATCATTAACCAATGCACCAACAAATTGTGAATTACTATTTAATAGTAAAACGTTTAGCAAATGAAAAAGATTTTCACCTTCTTCAATTTGAAAATTTTCATTCAAGTTTTCAACAAAAATATCTATTTTCATAGGTTTCACCTTTAAAAAAATAAAAAATGGTGGGCGATGGTGGACTCGAACCACCGACCTCTTCGGTGTCAACGAAGCGTTCTACCTCTGAACTAACCGCCCACTCTATAGTTATATTATATTATTTTGTCTTTTTGTCAAGATAGATTTAATCCTAAATTTAATATATAATTAAAAAAAATTATGGAGGTAAATTATGAAAAAAATTTTAACAATCATTTTAATTTTTATAATTTTTCTATCCTTTAAATTATGGGCTAAAGGAGAGACTGAATGGAATACATATAGAGGTAATAATTTAAGATGGGGCTATGGTGAATCGAATTTCTCTCCACCTTTAATGGAAGGGGCTTATTATATTGGAAATGCTACTTTTACATCTCCAATATATGCGGATGGTAAAATTTTTGTTGGTTCAGGAGATAAAAATTTATACTGTTTTGATGAAGAGACACTAAAGCCTCTATGGACATATGAAACAGATGGAGCAATAATTGGTGCACCTGCGTATGATGATGGAAAAATTTATTTTGGAACTGTTGATGGATATTTTTTCTGTCTTGATATAACTAATCCTCAAAAATATCTTTGGAGATATAATACTTATTCAAAAATTTATACATCTCCTTTAGTTTTAGGAAATATAGTCTATTTTGGAGTAGAGACAGGGCTTGTTTATGCATTAAATAAATTTAATGGAAAAGAAGTATGGAATTCACCTTTCACAACAAATGGAAAAATTAATTCTTCAATTGCTGGAGATGATACATCTATATTCTTTATTTCTCAAGACGGATATTTATATGCAGTTCATCCATTAACTGGTGAATTATTATGGAAAAGAACAGTTGGTCCAAATGTTAAAGCAACACCAGTTATAAAAGGTAATTATGTTTATATTTTGAACTTTCAAGGACAACTTTTAGCAATAAATAGATTAACTCGAAATCAAGATTGGTACTACTCTTTAAATCAAGATACAACCACTACACCAGCAATTTCTGGTGATCTTGCAATAGTTGTTGGAAATAATGGAAGGGTAGCCTGTGTTGATTTAAAAACTGGAAAAGCAAGATGGGAGAAAAGTTTGGGAGGCAAGTTTGATACTTCACCTGTTGTTACAGATAGATATATTTTTATTGGAGACAACTCATCAACTTTATATATGTTATCAATTGAGAATGGAACAACTCTATGGTTTACAAAATATGAAAAAGGTTTTTATAATGATTTTTGTATTCAAAATAATAAATTATATACACCCATGCTTGATAATTCATTAAGATATTTTATTTCTCAACCTCCACCATTTTTGACAGTTGAACCATTAACTCTTGATTTTGGAGAAGTTGATGTAAACTCAAAAAAAACTTTAAGTTTTATAATAAAAAATAAAGGAGGAGGAACCTTAACTGGTAAAATTTCTGCTGAGAATTTCTATTGGATTAAAGTTTTTCCAACAGAATTTTCTGCAAATGAGGTTATAGTTAATGTAACAGTAGATACAACAGGATTTTCTATGGAAACAGAATATAAAGGCAAAATCATTATTAAGTCAAATGGAGGAGATGCTGAGGTTTCTGTTATACTAAAGACAAAAAGTTTACCACCAAAGTTAAGTGTTACTCCTAAACTAATTGATTATGGAAATATAAATAAAGGAGATAAAAAAGTTATTCAGATTCAAATTAAAAATTTAGGTGGAGGAAAACTATTTGGTACACTTTCAACTGATGTTAATTGGATTCAATTTGAAACAATAAATTTTGAGGGAAATGATATAAAGGTTAATGTAACTCTTAATGCCGAAAATTTAATTGTTGGTCAAAGATATAAAGGTCTTATTTATGTTGAATCAAATGGAGGGAAAGAAACAATAGAAATTTATATAAATGTGGTTGAACCCAATCCAATTCTTTTTGTTGATACAAACACATTAAATTTTGGAGAGGTTAAAAAGGGTGATTCACCATCAAAAATATTTGTAATTTCAAATAAAGGTGGTGGAACACTGAGTGGAACAATTTCAACATTGGATGATTTTATTATTTTAAGTACAAAAACATTTTCTGGAAATGAAGTTAGAGTAACAGTTACACTTAAAACAGATAACCTCATTGAAGACAAATTATATGTTGGAAAAATTGAAATTAACACACAATGGGGTAAGGCGACCATTGAAGTTTATGTAAAGATATTGAAGAGAGAAGAAACAGTTCAAAAAGTAGTCATAATTTTACAAATTGGAAATAAAGTTATATATGTAAACAATCAACCACAAATTATTGATGTCCCACCACAGATAATTGAAGGAAGAACTCTTCTTCCAATAAGATATGTAGTTGAGCCACTTGGTGCAAAAATTTTCTGGGATGATGTTGAAAAAAGAGTAACAATTGAATTTAAAGATATTACTATAGATCTATGGATTGGAAAAGCACTAGCAAAAGTTAATGGTAAGGAAACTCCAATTGATCCAAATAATCCAAAAGTAGTACCTATGATTATTAAAGGAAGAACAATGCTTCCTGTAAGATTTGTTGCAGAAAATTTAGGTTGTAAAGTGGATTGGGATGGAGCAACAAAAACTATAACAATAACATATCCTAAAGATTAAAACAAAATTAATTAATGTATCGATTTTTCTCTATTGACAAAAAGAAATGATTATATAAAATTTATATTTAGGTTAGCACTCTATGTTTAAGAGTGCTAATTTTAAGGAGGAGACATGGAAAAAAGAGATGATTTAACATATGCTCTTTTTAAAGTTCTAAAAGAAAAAGAGGATGAATTAAGAAAGTTGAAAGAAGAGATTAAATCTTTAACTCTCCTAATTAAAAAAGAGAGGAGAGATCTCGAATATTTTCAAAAAAAATGGCAAGAAGAAGAGAAGTTGAGGGATATCAAAAATAGAGGTGAAATTATATCTTCTCTTTTACATATATATGATAGTATTGAGGGGGCCAAGAGTAAAATTAAAGATGAAAATTTATTAAACGGACTTTTATTAATAGAAAAACAATTTTTGGATTTTCTTAAAAAAGAGGGAGTAGAAGAAATTGGAAATGTTGGAGAAAAGTTTGATCCATCCCTTCATCAAGTAATAAGTATTGATATTACAAATAAAGATGAAGAGGATGGAGTTATAAGTGAAGTTTATAGAAAAGGTTATAAGATAAAAAATTATCTTATAAGACCTGCTTATGTAAAAGTTTACAAAAAGGAGGTAAACTAATATGGGAAGAATAATAGGTATTGATCTTGGAACATCAAATTCATGTGCTGCTGCTATAATTGGAGGAAAACCAACAATTATACCAGCTGCTGAAGGTGTTTCAATTGGTGGAAAAACAGTTCCCTCAGTTGTAGCATTCACAAAAGATGGACAACTTCTTGTTGGAGAACCAGCAAGAAGACAGATGGCACTTAATCCTGAAAGAACAATAACAGGAATAAAAAGAAAAATGGGGACAAACTATAGAGTTAAAATTGATGATAAAGAATATACTCCAGAACAGATTTCAGCATTTATTCTTCAAAAAATAAAAAAGGATGCAGAGGCATTTCTTGGAGAAAAAGTTGAAAAAGCAGTGATTACTGTACCAGCATATTTCAATGATAACCAAAGACAAGCAACAAAAGATGCAGGAAGAATTGCAGGTCTTGAAGTAGTTAGACTTATAAATGAACCAACAGCAGCAGCATTTGCATATGGACTTAATAAAAGTGAAAAAGAGTTAAAGATTCTTGTTTTTGATTTTGGTGGTGGAACTCTTGATGTTACTATTATGGATTTTGGTGAGGGAGTTTTCCAAGTAATTTCAACAGCAGGCGATACTCAACTTGGTGGAAGAGATATGGATGAAGCACTTATGAATTATATAATTGAAGATTTCAAAAAAGAGACTAATATAGATTTATCAAAAGATCCAAAAGCACTTCCAAGATTAAGAGAAGC
This genomic interval carries:
- the rplT gene encoding 50S ribosomal protein L20, whose product is MSRVKGGPYTRRRRKKILKLAKGFRGAASVRYRVAREAVEHALHYSYVGRRLKKRDMRRLWITRISAALKEFGVSYSRFIYGLKKAAINLNRKMLSELAIHDKESFAFLVEKAKENLG
- the rpmI gene encoding 50S ribosomal protein L35; amino-acid sequence: MPKIKLPKTAKKRFKITATGKILRNRTGHSHHLEKKSSRKKVKQLRYKEVSKEDRNLVKKLLGLGG
- the infC gene encoding translation initiation factor IF-3, whose product is MKEFSLRVNRAIKAKEVRLIDSDGKQLGIYPIQEALQIAEDKGLDLVEINPDANPPVCKILDYGKFKYEMTKKKKEAKKKQVTFDVKNLELRPFIGKGDLEYKIKNAKDWLIDGDKVKVSVIFRGRELSYKDKGFEIINEVIKELSPVGMVEKEPFFQGKKIECLIGPIKKGGLKDAQDKVTENSKEEV
- the thrS gene encoding threonine--tRNA ligase, which encodes MKIDIFVENLNENFQIEEGENLFHLLNVLLLNSNSQFVGALVNDNEIVDFYYIPKKGDKIKFLKLQEPEALDILNHSTSHILAYAVKSLFKNALLGIGPSIKNGFYYDFLVDNPFTPEDLERIENRMKEILKITLPFEREQIDKETARNLFKDEKFKLELIDEIEDDFVSIYKVGEFIDLCKGPHLPNTSFIKHFKLLSSSSSYWKGDEKREVLQRIYGTSFFDEESLTNYLERLKEIEKRDHRRLGKELDLFSIHPDEAGPGLIFFHPKGAMIRKIIEDFEREEHLKRGYQFVYTPHIYREKLWEISGHMSYYKENMFTGINIEDVQYLVKPMNCPGHILIYKSKTRSYKELPLRFFELGTVYRYERSGVLHGLLRVRGFTQDDAHIFCTEEQLEDEIIGVLDFALYMMNTFGFRNFEIFLSTRPEKYVGTLELWDKATEALKKALEDKGVDYKIDPGEGVFYGPKIDIKLKDSLDRLWQGPTIQVDFNLPQRFNLKYMGKDGREYTPVMIHRVVLGSIERFFGALIENYAGNFPLWLSPVQIKLITVTQDVEDYGKLLYNKLLENGFRVETDFSDENLQEKIKRGETEKVPYIFVIGKKEKEKEMISVRKKGEGNLGMFDLDTILEKLKKEVLEKK
- a CDS encoding PQQ-binding-like beta-propeller repeat protein; amino-acid sequence: MKKILTIILIFIIFLSFKLWAKGETEWNTYRGNNLRWGYGESNFSPPLMEGAYYIGNATFTSPIYADGKIFVGSGDKNLYCFDEETLKPLWTYETDGAIIGAPAYDDGKIYFGTVDGYFFCLDITNPQKYLWRYNTYSKIYTSPLVLGNIVYFGVETGLVYALNKFNGKEVWNSPFTTNGKINSSIAGDDTSIFFISQDGYLYAVHPLTGELLWKRTVGPNVKATPVIKGNYVYILNFQGQLLAINRLTRNQDWYYSLNQDTTTTPAISGDLAIVVGNNGRVACVDLKTGKARWEKSLGGKFDTSPVVTDRYIFIGDNSSTLYMLSIENGTTLWFTKYEKGFYNDFCIQNNKLYTPMLDNSLRYFISQPPPFLTVEPLTLDFGEVDVNSKKTLSFIIKNKGGGTLTGKISAENFYWIKVFPTEFSANEVIVNVTVDTTGFSMETEYKGKIIIKSNGGDAEVSVILKTKSLPPKLSVTPKLIDYGNINKGDKKVIQIQIKNLGGGKLFGTLSTDVNWIQFETINFEGNDIKVNVTLNAENLIVGQRYKGLIYVESNGGKETIEIYINVVEPNPILFVDTNTLNFGEVKKGDSPSKIFVISNKGGGTLSGTISTLDDFIILSTKTFSGNEVRVTVTLKTDNLIEDKLYVGKIEINTQWGKATIEVYVKILKREETVQKVVIILQIGNKVIYVNNQPQIIDVPPQIIEGRTLLPIRYVVEPLGAKIFWDDVEKRVTIEFKDITIDLWIGKALAKVNGKETPIDPNNPKVVPMIIKGRTMLPVRFVAENLGCKVDWDGATKTITITYPKD
- the grpE gene encoding nucleotide exchange factor GrpE — its product is MEKRDDLTYALFKVLKEKEDELRKLKEEIKSLTLLIKKERRDLEYFQKKWQEEEKLRDIKNRGEIISSLLHIYDSIEGAKSKIKDENLLNGLLLIEKQFLDFLKKEGVEEIGNVGEKFDPSLHQVISIDITNKDEEDGVISEVYRKGYKIKNYLIRPAYVKVYKKEVN